The genomic stretch CGACCAGGATTCCTGTCCACAGTAGGGGGCCCTGCCCGGAAGTCTGGCCTGGCCTGCATAGAGCACAgcttcctccacctcctctctGCCCCCGTGCGGGGCTATCTCAGCTCTTTCTCACAAAGGATCTGAAGGGCTGGGGCCAGGGGCAGCGGGTGGGGAAGGTTATCAGTGCTTGCTGAACAAACAGGCAGAATATGATAAAAACAGCCGGTGGTAGGATTAAGCATTCCGCAGGTTGTCCTGGGTGCAGTGGAGCAGACATGGAACCTCAAAGTGCCCGGCTCCTGGCAGTGATCCTCATCCTGGGACTGTGTGCCCTGGTGGGGGGCCAGAAACCTTGTAAGTGAATGCCTATGGGTGACCTTACAGGGCTTAGTCTTCTGTCTGGGCCAGGGAGCAGGGGACTCAAGTAAGTGTCCAGATGTGGAGGACAGGAGTCAGTCCTTCACCCTCTGCAGGGCCTCCTCCTGCCCTGTGGCCTCAGTGGAGCGCTATACTGGGTCTTTCCTGTTCCTTTCCCTGCAAAATCCTGAGTTATCTTGAGAGGGGAGAAGCTAAAAGGCATCCTTCTCTGAATGCTGCCGAACACTGCTTGTCCACGAGTCCCCTATTCAGTCCTCCCAGAAAGGCCAAGGACTACAGGTACTGGGTCAGACTGAGGAAGGGGCCGGAGGGCCCCACCCTGCTCACTGTCCACCTTGACCTTTGCCTGGGTCCATCAGGTCACCTTCTTTGCAGAAggacttttgttattgttgttgcttcTTTTTAACTAATAAGACAATTTCAGAGAAGATATGTTGGTTCCTCAGGAGGAAACTGTAGCTCAAATTTGGGAGAGATAAGACCCTGCATTGTTCCCTGATGCTCTGAGTGGGTATGGGGTGAGGTTGGGTCTGGAGCACTGGGTGAAATTGACCTTGGATCTGCCCACAGCCCCCTGCCAGTGCTCAAGGTTGAGTACTGACAACAGGAAGAACTGTGGCTTCCCGGGCATCACCAGCGACCAGTGCTTCACTCTTGGATGTTGCTTTGACTCCAGCATTGTTGGGGTCCCCTGGTGTTTCCATCCCCTCCCAGAGCAAGGTAATCTTCAGGGAGCCAGATCCTCCTCCTGGGTTGATGGGCTCACGGGCAGAGTTCAGTGCAGGTACTCAGAGGCCTGGCTGTTAGCCTAGAGCTAGCCCAGGCCAACCAAAAGGGAGCCCCAAATGTCTCCTCCGTCCCTATCTAGACCCTCTGCCCTTTCACCAGACAGATCTGTAAATCTATCCATTTCACTTCATTTGATGGCAAAAGTGTCTTAGGCGCCTTCTAGCTTTAAAACCATGAGTTCTAAAGAAGAGCCAAAGGAGGAATGGATGCCtttaatatgactttttttttcagtaatgacCTGGCTAGCAGACCTCAAATGTGAAGGATATGGGTTGAGACTTTTGGAATGGGTTCAAGTTGAAGGGTCCTGTCCTCCTGGGAGGATAGGACTGGAGGCCACTGATCTGATGATGTCTTGGCCTTGCCTTTTCCATGACCAGAATCAGAGGAGTGTGTTATGGAAGTCTCAGCTCGTGAGAACTGTGGCTACCCGGGCATCAGCCCCGAGGAGTGTGCCTCCCGCCAGTGCTGCTTTTCCGACGTGATCCCTGACGTGCCTTGGTGCTTCTTCCCAGAGTCTGTGAAAGGTATTGTGGCCGTGGGTCCTGAGATGGGGGACAAGTCCTTCATGGGTGGAAGCAGGGCAGGGGGTGGGAGCTGTCCCAAGACCTCAGCACAACGTGAGGTGGGGCCCGGAGTCCAGCAGGGGCCACATCAGGAAGGAAGTACTCTGGTGTGTACACTGCCTTTGCCTCAAGCCAGCTCAAAGGCAGCTCCTGAGGGTTTTCTGCAGGGACAGTGTCTTTTAGGGAAGGTCAGAGCCTCTGATGTTCCCAGCTCAGTCTCAGCCCCTCCCTAGTCTGGGCACAGTTTGGTGGCTTTGCTTATTTCGCTGCAGTTCTAACCCGGCTTTGAATGCTACTGAATGCTGGGCACGAGGCAGAGGGGCCTGGACATAGGCCAGCAACCTCTTCACCCCTCGCTTTTCGCTGGTGTGGCATGAGTGACAAGTTTTGCCCACCACATTCTCCCCCAGAAAAGCTCAGAGGATCCCATCCTCAATTGTCTTCCTCTACTTCCCAACACTGTATTTGGCCAGATAAGAGTAGACCCCCCTATTCAAACCAGGGAGAGACCATGGTCACGGAAGAGGCTTTGCCAAGTCTTCTTCCATTAGGAGATCCAGGTGCTCCCAAGAGCTTGGTCTTTTCCTTACTGAGGGATTTCTAATGTGACCTAAATGTCCCCCTGGAAACTTTCTAATAGTTTGGAGAGAATGGGCCCAGAGAATACCCTGGCATGGTGGCTGTCCCTGTCACACTGCCCATCCTACAAGAGGAGACTCCTGGCAGATTGGTCTGTCACCACACAAGCCCACCCACTTCTGAGCTGTGTGCTCTCCCTTCCCTGATGCACTCACCGACTGTCCTG from Castor canadensis chromosome 5, mCasCan1.hap1v2, whole genome shotgun sequence encodes the following:
- the Tff2 gene encoding trefoil factor 2, which gives rise to MIKTAGGRIKHSAGCPGCSGADMEPQSARLLAVILILGLCALVGGQKPSPCQCSRLSTDNRKNCGFPGITSDQCFTLGCCFDSSIVGVPWCFHPLPEQESEECVMEVSARENCGYPGISPEECASRQCCFSDVIPDVPWCFFPESVKDCHY